A single genomic interval of Astyanax mexicanus isolate ESR-SI-001 chromosome 4, AstMex3_surface, whole genome shotgun sequence harbors:
- the LOC107197073 gene encoding uncharacterized protein LOC107197073, producing MPWKRSFRMRRVARTGSAVADVQCCCDSKLAKGSVCGTKHFRFSDGNNDRPEICSVLGLIRHKISNVCNWKADVLDSVCDEGKRLLEEKKAGKGPAGRYEAFGRISDVSLGKVIRGSCDYSEFSSALQETLLDQQSCLLSLEGYHCVVVYHKEYFIVLDFNACDSSGFPRDFGVCVAQFHTSLNETMMFFSALFEKLKAKVFSVTGVMVTLADEQVSSMRSNANANGTHESPVKISEQKEQKRPEGVELKDCYVSLKRMANGKAGKAIGQTPKKRKTVKKEASRDSDVHSVQGSFHQGHSRFGRNGGRQCVANSLAAMVMHEKENAFGWNRKTLDSVLISGNKFYSFCRTKGLITDDSEDQYLLVTDLPQMASFDGSEYTFRFSDPVVGDVNVEDGELLRSGIAFSLTSGLEKIFSMHDQCFFTYDQKTCAIICVNGQFAVIDSHARDASGRSNSKGKSIVLYFSSLQDIVALVRGWVSERATVLDSNDFEITGVDVLKGVVDNSSECMLLEDSRSTDKNPKDTPDADDADVAADADVAADADVADDADVAADADYADVAADADVAADADLADVAADADVAADADVAADADVAADADVAADADDAADADDAADADDAADADEALVKESRSVKHQFSILSKDVAQGLCRKLNVSFEKNSNLVPGRYGDLGKPCKTENIASDGNSFFRCIAQVVSGNQANHRRFRLATVKHMQANEAQFSTDIIQDYSSLQEYLDRSKMNFVGSLATKFEIQAAADCLGLDIYTYTSDKWMKFTCRGSKITEEGIFLVHGNGNHYKTAVCVKRGRCQDCHKLCKIHDLIHAFPRQTRSVGNSQANHQTVMIGGQPQNSHKNKSTSKRKDTDLKNVDRTTQPTNPKLINSKYMREKNKRAQKEYYKTNKKYRNKVKMNSTNKYRNDSAHRLKMIMSSKMRYAKDEKHRLNVQNRSKSKYANNKQFREDLRKYSRQKYAANAEFRNAVRKYSKDKYATNTEFRNAVRKQSKDKYANNPKFRCAVHENVKKKTVKMCNPSVENTPEKRT from the coding sequence atgccGTGGAAAAGGTCATTCAGAATGAGGCGAGTGGCCAGGACCGGGAGCGCTGTGGCTGATGTGCAGTGCTGCTGTGATTCTAAATTAGCTAAAGGATCGGTGTGCGGTACCAAACATTTCAGGTTTTCAGATGGAAATAATGACAGACCTGAGATCTGTAGTGTTCTTGGTCTTATTAGACATAAGATATCCAATGTTTGTAATTGGAAGGCTGATGTTTTAGATTCCGTTTGTGATGAAGGAAAGAGACTTTTGGAGGAGAAGAAAGCTGGGAAAGGTCCGGCCGGTCGATATGAAGCGTTCGGCAGAATCTCGGATGTTTCTCTGGGTAAAGTAATACGAGGTTCTTGTGATTACTCGGAGTTTTCTAGCGCTCTGCAGGAGACTCTGCTTGATCAGCAGTCCTGTCTGCTGAGTTTAGAGGGGTATCACTGCGTAGTTGTGTATCACAAGGAATACTTCATTGTTTTGGATTTTAACGCCTGCGATTCGTCTGGTTTTCCGCGTGACTTTGGCGTCTGTGTAGCGCAGTTTCACACTAGTCTGAATGAAACCATGATGTTCTTTTCAGCGTTGTTTGAAAAGCTGAAGGCAAAGGTGTTCTCTGTAACTGGCGTAATGGTGACACTGGCTGATGAACAGGTTTCATCAATGcgcagtaatgctaatgctaacggtacACATGAAAGTCCTGTGAAAATCtctgaacaaaaagaacaaaaacgccCAGAAGGCGTTGAACTGAAGGATTGTTATGTCTCTTTGAAAAGGATGGCAAATGGTAAAGCTGGAAAGGCTATTGGGCAAacaccaaaaaaaaggaaaacagttaAAAAGGAAGCTAGCCGTGATTCAGATGTTCACAGCGTTCAGGGTTCTTTCCATCAAGGTCATTCTAGATTTGGGAGAAACGGTGGGCGTCAGTGTGTGGCTAATTCATTAGCAGCAATGGTAATGCACGAAAAGGAAAACGCCTTTGGGTGGAACAGAAAAACACTGGACAGTGTTCTCATTTCAGGAAACAAGTTTTACTCATTTTGCAGAACAAAAGGCCTGATTACTGATGATAGTGAAGATCAGTACTTACTTGTAACAGACTTGCCACAAATGGCCAGCTTTGATGGATCTGAATATACGTTTAGATTCAGTGACCCTGTGGTGGGAGATGTGAATGTAGAGGATGGCGAACTTCTCAGATCAGGAATTGCGTTTAGTTTAACGAGTGGTCTAGAAAAAATCTTTTCAATGCACGACCAATGTTTTTTTACTTACGATCAGAAGACCTGTGCTATAATTTGCGTAAATGGGCAGTTTGCTGTGATTGATTCTCATGCAAGAGATGCGAGTGGTAGATCGAACAGTAAGGGGAAAAGCATCGTTCTGTACTTTTCGTCACTTCAGGACATCGTTGCTTTGGTCCGCGGGTGGGTTTCAGAAAGAGCTACAGTCCTGGACTCAAATGATTTTGAGATTACAGGAGTTGATGTTTTGAAAGGAGTAGTGGATAACAGCAGTGAGTGTATGTTGCTGGAGGATTCTAGATCTACTGACAAAAACCCCAAAGACACACCTGATGCCGATGATGCCGATGTTGCTGCTGATGCCGATGTTGCTGCTGATGCCGATGttgctgatgatgctgatgttgctgctgatgctgattaTGCCGATGTTGCTGCTGATGCCGATGTTGCTGCTGATGCCGATCTTGCCGATGTTGCTGCTGATGCCGATGTTGCTGCTGATGCCGATGTTGCTGCTGATGCCGATGTTGCTGCTGATGCCGATGTTGCTGCTGATGCCGATGATGCTGCTGATGCCGATGATGCTGCTGATGCCGATGATGCTGCTGATGCCGATGAAGCTTTGGTGAAGGAATCGCGGAGTGTAAAACATCAGTTTAGCATTCTGTCTAAAGACGTCGCTCAGGGTTTATGTAGAAAGTTAAATGTAAGTTTTGAAAAGAATTCTAACCTAGTTCCCGGCAGGTATGGAGATTTAGGTAAACCTTGTAAAACTGAAAATATAGCGAGTGATGGAAACTCCTTCTTTAGATGTATAGCACAAGTAGTCAGTGGTAATCAGGCAAACCACCGTAGATTTAGACTtgctacagtaaaacacatgCAGGCTAATGAGGCTCAGTTCAGTACAGATATAATACAGGATTACTCATCATTGCAAGAGTATTTGGACAGATCTAAAATGAACTTTGTCGGTAGTTTGGCAACAAAGTTTGAAATCCAAGCTGCTGCCGATTGTTTGGGTTTAGATATTTACACTTATACCAGTGATAAATGGATGAAGTTTACCTGCAGGGGTTCGAAAATCACAGAGGAAGGGATTTTTTTGGTTCACGGAAATGGGAACCACTATAAAACGGCTGTGTGCGTGAAACGTGGCAGATGTCAAGATTGCCACAAATTATGTAAAATTCATGATTTGATTCATGCATTTCCTAGGCAAACACGCTCTGTAGGAAACAGTCAAGCTAATCACCAGACTGTCATGATAGGAGGACAACCCCAAAATAGTCACAAAAACAAATCCACGTCAAAAAGAAAagatactgatttaaaaaatgtagacAGAACTACACAACCCACAaatcctaaactaataaactCCAAATACATGAGGGAGAAAAACAAAAGAGCACAGAAGGAatattataaaacaaacaaaaaatataggaACAAGGTGAAGATGAATAGTACTAACAAGTACCGAAATGACAGCGCTCATCGTTTGAAAATGATCATGTCCAGTAAAATGAGGTATGCAAAAGATGAAAAGCACAGGCTTAATGTCCAGAATCGCAGCAAAAGCAAGTATGCTAATAATAAACAATTTAGAGAAGACCTCCGCAAATATAGCCGACAGAAATATGCTGCAAATGCAGAATTCAGAAATGCAGTTCGTAAAtatagtaaagataaatatgctactaatacagaattTAGAAATGCAGTTCGTAAAcaaagtaaagataaatatgccaATAATCCAAAGTTTAGGTGTGCGGTTCATGAAAACGTgaagaaaaaaactgtaaaaatgtgtaaCCCCTCTGTAGAGAACACACCAGAAAAGCGCACATAA